Genomic DNA from Alicyclobacillus fastidiosus:
GAGGAGCATGACACGGGCGCTGATACGTACGTCCAAGAGTGCCAGAATCCAAATGAGAACAACGCTGATGAGTGCAATTGGGAACCAGCCCACGTTGGCTCCTACATAGGACAAGAAGCTCTGCATGAATGCACCGATTTCGGCCGCCGATGCACCTGTAAACACTAAGTACGTCAAGAGCAAGGACCAACCAGATAAAAAACCAGCTTTTGGTCCTAGGGAGACAGTGGTGAATGCGTAGACGGATCCGCTACTCGAGAAATGCCCGTTGAACTTGATGAACGCGTAGGACACGAGTCCGATCGTCACCATGGCGACTAAGAAGGTCAAGGGGACACTCACGCCGGAGATACTTGCCACGAACGATCCGTTCAACGCCATGGCCGCTGTTGGTGCCATGATGGCGACGGAGATGCCCATCGCTTCTGCATATGACAAGCCGTTCTTTTGTAATTGATTTTGCAACGTGATCAGCCTCTCGTTTTATCAGGTGTTTCAGATGATAGATAAGATTCAGTGAAATGGCAACGGAAAGGATTTGGATTCTATCTGGTTTCGAAAGGGACATTGTGTAGAGGGCTCCCTCATTGCTGAGACTGAACAAAGGGCGCAGGAAGAACCCGCGCCCTCATTTCATGCATTGTATACCTGAACTGTGGACCAACTCAAAGCGCTTGATTCCCCGGTGAGGCCAATTTTCGCCGCGCCTACTTCGCATTCTGCGCGTAGGTCGTCTCTACGCGGTTCTGACCGCGAGGCTCGTGGTTATCACTGCGCTTCGTGTAGGTTTTGATGATTTGCGCCAATTCTGCGGTGGCGGTCGGGATGTCGTCGTTGAAGATCAAAAAATCGAACTGGTCGCTCAAGGACTCCTCGTATTTCAGCCGTTCAAGCCGGCGACGAATCTCTTCATCTGCATCCCCGCGTCCGTGTAGTCTGCCTTCCAAGTCGTTCAGTACGGTCGGCCGGACGTAGATGAGTACGATGTTGCTCGGAAAGGTTTTCTTCAGATTGAGCGCGCCGTTCACGTCGATATCCTTGATGACGTCTTTACCATCGCGGAGGGTCTTTTCATAGGTTTTCAGGTGCGTTCCGTAGTAGTTGCCATGGATGATTTCGTGCTCCAAGAATTCACCACGGGCCGCCATCTGTTCAAAATCGTGAAGCGTCACAAAGAAGTAGGGATTCCCCTCGACTTCACCCGGCCGCATGGCCCGCG
This window encodes:
- the gmk gene encoding guanylate kinase, producing MDRVQFHLDRLLFEKNMKIPDLVEKSGVNKNTLYAIKKNMISRVDLKVLQNICDALGCSLSELMSYIPQTLTSTREGVLFVLSGPSGAGKNTLINSLKQNYDLGLTFIPSFTTRAMRPGEVEGNPYFFVTLHDFEQMAARGEFLEHEIIHGNYYGTHLKTYEKTLRDGKDVIKDIDVNGALNLKKTFPSNIVLIYVRPTVLNDLEGRLHGRGDADEEIRRRLERLKYEESLSDQFDFLIFNDDIPTATAELAQIIKTYTKRSDNHEPRGQNRVETTYAQNAK